TACAGCTATATCCTGCTCACGGCATGGTAATAACACACAGCTACATCTGACACGTCTTAGCAGACACtgaaaaggcagagagagagagaaagagatggagaaagagagagaagcagagggagagagagacgcagagaaagagatggcgaaagagagagaagcagagagagagacgcagagaaagagatggagaaagagagaagcatagagagagacagtgagatagagagagagagagtaggagagagagagagagagagagagagagagagagagagagagagagatggggtggaacTAAACAAatacacagacaaagacagaggatcaaagagaaagagaaagcaaaaatgtaaaaatgctCTGAGGTAAAGCAAATGAAAAAAATGAATTCATAATTAAACACCAATAATAGGTCACCTTGCGCCGAGACCGGCCTATCGGCGAACTTATTGTTGCGGTGCGAGCTCCGTCTCCGGGGTAAACTGGCGGATTCTTTGGCTTGTTCCTGAAGTTAGGGAATAACACTGTGAGTTTGTGTTTCAGTACATTACTGGGAGAAAAACAACAAGTGAATCAAATCAGTGTttatgtacagtggcaagaaaaagtatgtgaaccctttggaattacctggatttctgcataaatttgtcATAAAATTTGGTCTGATCTTCATCATAATCAgagcaatagacaaacacagtctgcttaaactaataacacaaattattgtatttttcttgtccatattgaatacataatttaaacattgaCACTGTAggctggaaaaagtatgtgaacccctaggctaattactttccaaaagctaattggagtcaggagtcagctaacctggagtccaatcaatgagatgagattgaaTATGTTggctagagctgccctgccctataaaaaaaacTCACTCACAAAATGTttgtttgctattcacaagaagcattgcctgatgtgaaccatgcataaaaaaagagatctcagaaaacCTAATATTAGAAATTGTTGACTgcaaagggttacaaaagtatctctaaaagccttgatgttcatcagtctaCAAATTGTCtacaaatggagaaagttcagcactgttgctactctccctaggagtggccgtcctgcaaagatgactgcaagagcacagtgcagaatgttgaatgaggttaagaagaatcctagagtgtcagctaaagacttacagaaaactctggaacatgctaacatctctgttgatgagtctacgacacgtaaaacactaaacttaaatggtgttcatgggaagaAGACACTGCAGTCCAAacaaaacattgctgcacgtctgaagttcgcaaaagagcacctggatgttccacagtgcttctgtaaaaatattctgtggacagattaaactaaaattgagttgtttggaaggaacatgTGTGGAgagaaaaaggcacagcacaccaacatcaaaacctcatcccaactgtaaagtatggtggagggagcatcatggtttggggctgctttgctacctcaaggcctggacagcttgctatcatcgacggaaaaatgtattcccaagtttatcttgacattttgcaggagaatgaaaggctatctgtccgccaattgaaggaagtaaatcaacaacagaatggcttcaacagaagaaaatactccttctggagtggcccagtcagagtcctgacctcaacccgatttaaaatgctgtggcatgacctcgagagcggttcacaccatacatcctaagaatattgctgaactgaaacagctttgtaaagatgaatggtccaaaatttatcctgaccgttgtgcagatctgatccgcaactacagaaaatgtctGTTTGAGTTTAttactgccaaaggagggtcaaccagttattaaatccaagggttcacatacttttcccaccctgcactgtgaatgtttacacggtgtgttcaataaagacatgaaaacgtataattgtttgtgtgttactcgtttaagcagactgtgattgtctattgttgtgacttagatgaagatcagatcaaatttgattaccatcttatgcagaaatccaggtaattccaaagggttcacatactttttcttgccactgtatgtgtcACATACAAGTGGCAAACATGATCCGTGTCAATAGTAACGGCCCGGCAACACACCTGAGGTGATTTGTGAATGGTCAGCGGCGAGAGTGACATCGTGCAAGGGACCGAGCTGGGGATGTTGGACCAATCAGCGAGTGGCTTCTTCTCTTTCAAGACCTGATAAGAGATGGGAGTATGACCATTATATAACCGGTTATGGCATAAACTCAGCCATGAAGAGGACAATGAAAAAGAGACATGTGAATGTTGTTGTTATAATGACCTAGACATGTCAGTTAGGTTGGCCAGACCGTCAGTCATCAGACCTGGATGACCACACGACACACTAAGACGGTTGTGTCAACATTTAGCCATGGCACATCATGAAATGACATAGTGGGAGTGTAACAAGTAGCAAAATACATTCTGCAACTCACTGAGAATGGAAAATGAATGCCAGCTCTCAGGATCTCCCTCTCACTATATCTcgctttccctccttccctcccacccctTCTCCCTGACTCACAGACACATGAGCAATTCAGAAGCGGCATGCATTCTCCGTTaacccgtctcagtctctctctcctgtctggaaGAACAATGAAATCAAATTCTCTCTTCCAAAAACAGGTCCATGTCTTCTCATTAGTGACTCCTACCCATATGACTACCCTAGCATGTCATACAAAGTCATATTGCATTCAGACGCAGTTGTACAGAAACACACTGTCTGtccctcctttcttcccccatctgccactccctccctcactccctctctcgtcCTAGTATTAACTGACACACTTAGCCTGTATTAAATCCCATTTCTGATTAACCCAATCTACAGACACTTGAAGCATGCATATTTGATTTGTGGTGTCTCTCAGCTTACCGGGTGTTGTTGCGACGTTTTTAAGTTCTCTCAGCTTGTCTTCTCtcattccttctttctctccctcatagTCACCCTCCCCTGTTCTGCTTTTCTCTTCCCtgtttcttccctccctccctccctccagtcatgcctctctctcgctcactctctatGCTTAGTTGTGCTCTTccctgtctctaactagtctcctcCCCCTTTTCAACTTGCCCTGTTATAATACTAATCAAAGGCATGTCATTGGTTCAACAACAAACCATATCACTGTTCAAGCAGGGAGTTGACAAATCATACACTTTGGCACTTCGGACAACCATTATGAATATTGAATAAAAACACTGGCAACAATGGACATTCTTATCTAGCTTCCAAGCACTTCATTTAAatgttacattttagtcatttagcagatgcagTTTGAACATTCATTTCAAGATAGCTCGGTGGTACAACCACATATAACAGGCAtagaaagtacatttttcctcaataacgTAGCTATCAGTAGATCAGTAGGTGACATGacagaacttgggaaggttgaaaactaGGCGGGCTGCagtgttctggataagttgcaggggtttgacgGCACAAGCGGGACTTCAGACACTTCATTTAATGTATCATATTGATCATACTTGGGCCACCGGGAATATAAGACATAATAATTTCCctgataaataataaataaataaagttaaAGTTCTGACATTTGCTGGTCATCAGTCTCTGTTCTCCTTATTACCCTTTGAGTGGGGTGGAGCaactctttcctctccttcctcaaggcattcatccctctctccttctctctctccatctccttcaacTGCTTCTCAAGCTGCTGGACTCGCTCCTGAAGAAAGCAATGAATAAAGAAAAGAAATCGACAAATGAAACGTCAGGAACTTAATATTAAACACCgggtcattctgtctcctgtcatTCCTGTACTGTGTGTTCAGTGGCATGTTAGACAGAGGATGTTGTTGTTAGTATTATAGAGTTGTCGTGTTAAATATGCGCAGTACCTTATCTGTTATGTCTCATGTCTTATGTTAATCTAGGTATGTTCAATGGCACACCTTCCAGCACCCATTTGAGTTATGAGAGGAGATGCGGGACgaataacagaggagaggagtgagagatggCAAGGAAGAAAGATTTAGTGATGTCAACTCAGCACAGTTCATAtgtcagagaggaggagatagagacagagagagagaccgagagagagagaggtatagagatgAGCTGTCAACCCAAGCAAGGCCACAGTGCAGCTGAGTcaactctctcccactctctcctcccctctttccatCACTATCACTtgtttcatctctctttctctattctccCACTTTTCCACCTCATCACATGATATCCTAAGTTtatcctctttcttctctctcctcacgaTACAATCCTTCCTTTTATCCTTCATCCCCTCCCCACCACTATCACCATTCCCCTTTACCTTCCCTCTCCATTCTCTACTTttagtccctctcctctcctccaattcCTCTATTGACCAGCTCTCCCTTCATCTATACATCTTTCTccactttccctccctccctccctccctccctccctcaggtgCTTCTGATGCAATTGCCTAACTTGTTTGTGCAGTCATGTGACAGTGGAGGGTGATGCCGTAGAGTGTGAGGAGAAGGGAGAGTTCACGCTCATGTCTCTGtttgagaagaggaggatgaggggatgGGGGTTACTTGCGAACAGCCATTTCCAAACAGAGAGTGACTACCATTGGGGGCacagagtggggggagaggaagagggcatTTAGAGAGAGTCTGTGGTGGGGGATACGCTTCAAACCAAACCAGTAGAACCTGCTTGTAGATGTGAGATTCTCTGAAATGTTGTTGTCTTCTTATTTGACAACCCTCGCTTACCTGCGCTGAGTTGACAGCATGCTTTTGGCATGagatctccttctccttctcttcgtcattccctctctccttcccttctatCTTTCcttcgctctcctcctcctctagtccggCCTCGCACTCCAGGACACGGAATTCCCATTCCTCAAACACCCGGCAGGCTGCAtccaccatctctttctcctgggagagagagagagagagggacggagggaaagagagatggaacggagggaaagagagatggaacagagagagagagaaagagattgggatggagggagagagagagacggagggaaaaagagagtgtgatggagggatgcagagagagagagagaaagtgatgaaagaaagaTGCAGAAGGAGAGGAATAGACAGAAAATGGAAGAAATCTGTCGATTAGTACAGAAAGAGCCTGTGGCTTAGAatactaaaacaaaaaacaactgGTTAGACCACTCCATTCAAGAACATTAATTAAACACAGACCATAAACCCTAAGTCCTAGGTCTCTAGCTTGTGTCCCAAAggccaccctattctctatttcgtacactacctttgaccaggaccGATAGGGCTCTTgttaaaagtactgcactatattgggaatagggtgccatgtgggacacaTCCTCTGTCATCAGAATGACACGCCATTGTCAGTGTCACTGCCAAAATGCACAATGAACCctttgtctgcctgcctgcatgtctgtctcAGACACCTCAATGACACTTTGACCTATCAGGTATGAAGAGGTACTACAAAGATAACTAGTACCGCCGACAAGAAAGAACATACAGTTACTGAAGTCAAATAGAACGGAACTATGTCTTTGTGTCCCTGAGGCAAGCTTAGCTAGCGATCGTGTCCCAAGGCAGTAAGTCGTGAATGTGGCTAGGGTTATGTTCTATGGCGCTGTTGTTTGTTACGCTGTATCCTCGTCTTCATGTACTCTTTCCTCTTCTTTCCCCTTGGGTTCTCATGCAATCCTTTATAACCATGACCAGGGAGATTTGAATTGGAACACATGATGTTAAATGGGTTCCCAACCAGAGGCAGTGTGAGACCATGCTGTCACTGGCACCtgaattcaactgtatatgagGCTAGAGCAAAAGCTAGCTCTCCACTGCACAAAGTTGACTTCACTTCAGGTCTCGGGGCAGGTGATGTCACTCTGCCAGGCTAGGCTACCTGTGAACTACCCCTACTACATCTAGCCAGACAAACAGGAAGAAGATGCAGTGCATTCTCTTTTACACACAGTCTCGTGGCAAGGCATAAAACCATATCATATTCATAAGGTGccaaacggaagaaaacggaCTGAAACAGTTAGGGACAACCTGGACTTAAGAAGCgctctttttcttttcttttgcaaaatgttttaaaacattgcGTGCCTTAATGAATACCAACCCAGTCAGTGGACTGTTCCTGGATCAGTAAATCACCTGTTGTAGTTGGGCCAGTAGGtgctctctctggccctctggctgactggggatcagtgtctccttctcctccaacCTACTCCTCAGCTCCTCAACCCGGGCCCTCTCCACCTCCAGACTGGCTcgctcctacagagagagagaaaagaggaggatgagggatgagagagagggaacagtcaTCCCTTTATATAAAGATCCATCTGTTTGTCAGATCATTCCACTGTCACAAAGCTTAGGCCTATAGTGTAAAGTGTCACATGGAGTGACTCAGTGTCTACCTCACTGATATATAGCTACTCATGTTCAGGCCATATCACTCTCGAGTCCCACACCATGAGATTCAAACATACCGCCTGAAGACAGGAAGCTTTGGATGGTATTGAATGGAGCTCTGTCTGTGTACCGCTAACTGtccgtcagtctgtctgtctgcatggctccttgtgtgtacagtactactgaccttctgtctgtgtgtctccttGTGCCTGCCTTCCTCCTGCAGTGTCTGTAGATCCAGAGTGTGTCTGCGCagctcattcctctcctcatgcaGCTCCCCTTCCAACAGGGCTATCTCCAACTGCAGCTGGAGtggcagacaggagagagagagagcgagagagcgagagagaggttaaTCCCACAAAGAATAATGCAGAATGTGCCTTTGAAGGAGACATTAGAAAAAAGGAGTTGGTTTGAAATTGAACAGATCCAGAATCAGACTTCATCAGGTACATTTACTGAACAGCCACCACTCTTCATAAAAATTGTTTGACATGAGACACAATCAGGGTTTAACTTGGTTCATTCATTAATCCATCGGTGTCTCACCTCTATCTTTAGCTCCTCCCTCTGCTGGTCGATCTCTGTGATTCGCTGTTGCAGCATGGAGGGCAATAGTAGGATCCTCGGTGACCGCGCCTCCAAACGTTTGGCTGGAGactgagaggtagagaagagaagaagagacacaCAAAATATCTAAAAGTCCTTCCGatggctcagttggttagagtGCGAGGACAGCGGCGCCAAAGTTACTGGTTCAATGCCAGCATGGACACATACACTAATGTATATGTTGAGTTGCTTTGGATAGCAGGGTCTGACTCTGACCACATTACCAGAATAAACAACCAACCACTGTCGATGCAAGTTAACGTGAGACCCACTCCTCCttaccctctcactctctgtgctGCTGCTCTCGGTGTCTGACTCCACCCCTGAAGAGGCGGGGCTTTGCCCTCCAGCCAATCGGGTGACCCACGGCGGCCGCAAGCCCTGCTCCCATCGGCTCCTCGGGGTGTCTATATTGTGAAGGTGCATTTCTGTAGGATAGAAGGGATGATGGGAGGTACATGACTTGATGGAATAGGGTTagtgctatctgggatccttggaCGTCCTTAACCTTGAccagtacccctaacccttaccttgcccattttaaatgtcaacttcaacaGGGTTCCTGGGTGTATTGAATTATAGTGGTAATTCAATACACCGCATGGTTAAGAGCTGAAGGAACCAGGTGACAGTTCACAGAAGTGATACTACACCATGAGCAGTGTCAGCAGCACTAAGCACTTTAAAGCAGAATATCCCCCTGACTTCCAGAAAAGATGTAACAGTTGATGCAGAAAACACCCAGGAAAAAGCgatagtgaaagagaggagagaacacaggATGTGAGAAGGTGGTTTGGGATTGTATTTCAGGACTGCTAGCACAAGGCTTTTGCTGAATGGACAGAGGGTACTGTACAGTAAACAATGCCTATTCACGTCCCAGCTTTTTGAAGTGCATTGTGGGGAAGCATGGCACACAAATTTGAGTCAGTGCAATGATGTGGTCTTACAATAACCATACACAGATCTACATAGAAACAAGGGGATTAACCTTAGATGTACTATTCACTGTACATAGTACTATACACTGCTCCCACACAACACAAAGCCACATTATGAACGATATGCATCACTGGTGAGGTCTTAGACGGAGAAATCTCAGCGATTACTAGGTCATTTAATGTCTTTATGTCACTTGCTCATACGAGTGTAATCAGTAGTAAAATAGCAGCAAATATGTAACGACCAAGCAAACCaagtgcacacactcacacacacacacactcacatgcatgcatgcatgcacatgcatgcacacacacacacacacacacacacacacacacacacacacacacacgtgggaaAACAGTCTGGATTCCCGTTGTCCAAAACTTTCCCACCCTCTCCTTtttccctctctactcctctcactCCGTCTCCCTgaactcctctcttctctctccctttctcgctcctctcctcctgctctctctctctctccctgcacagGCCTTATTAGGCGATGGGGCCTGGGGGAGTGGTGGCATGGAGATAAATATACAACTCTGATATGAGTGAGGGCTTCCCAACACAGACTGGCacactgacacagagacagacagaggagggagagagagggggccagagagtggaggaggagaggagacaagtgggggtggggggggggggggggtaggggaGGAAGTGGGTTCTAAAATGTCAGAGGCCAGTGTCATATTTCCAGTGAGGAGATGGAAAACAGTCAGTGTGTGGCATATAACTACATAGCGCTGTACGCAGGACATACAATACTATgttgcatatgtatatactgtgtttttaaatgtgtgtgtgtgtgtgtgtgtgtgtgtgtgtgtgtgtgtgtgtgtgtgtgtgtgtgtgtgtgtgtgtgtgtgtgtgtgtgtgtgtgtgtgtgtgtgtgtgtgtgtgtgtgtgtgtgtgtgtgtgtgtgtgtgtgtgtgtgtgtgtgtgtgtgtgtgtgtgtgtgtgtgtgtgtgtgtatgcatacatACATATCTGACCTAGAAATACCGTATGCCAAATTCCATATGGTGAAGTTATTAGTTACTATTACTTCCATTCCATAAATGTAAATATTACATGTAATGGACACCACATGGAGGTCATGCTTTGGGAAGAGGGCAAAATTAGAGTGAATGCTGGTGAGGAGAAATCTTTGTTTAAACCAAGACTGACTCACATCCATATGACCCAAACGGACGTTTGCATTATCCGGTTGAGATACACTATCAACAGTAAGAGAGACTGTAGTGTTGGAGAGAGAGTCATGCAGGAGTAAAGTCCATTCTGTCATGTCAACACAGATGCTATTCAGAAGCAACAAAACAAAGGCTAAACAAACAAACCAGGGTTGAGtctgtaatggcaccctattgcctacttttgaccagggcccatggacaacaatacagagaaaagagaggacgggagggagggagggaacacaaAGAGACTAACTTAAAAGGATGAAAAAGAAAGTGAGTAGAAAGGGACATAATTAAGGGGAAAGGGCAAAGGTATAATAGAGAGGAAGATTAAACATTTTTGTGTTAATGTGCTGAAAATAGGTATTGATTCCAGAGGAGTggcaggagagatgagagagtggaAGAAACCGAGGCAGTCCCAAGGAGTGAGTgtaagtgtgagtgtgagtgtgagtgtgagtgtgtgtgtgtgtgttaaagctGTGCGATCCAGTTGCGCTAAATTTCCTGAACTTGTGCGATACCAATAAAAAGATTGAtaagtttataacattaatgtgcaccaGTTTTTTGTATTACGctttaaactactactactagtttgatggttgtagcaTCATGTGTCCCATTAACTATCACCCATATTAACTAAATGTATTTCATTTCAAACTTCTCTAGTATAGGCTACTTATCGCAATGAACAATATCAGCATGGTCGGTATGGTCGTGTCGATCATTTTCAGTTCATGGCCCCAGCTCTAGTCTGTGTTATTCAACTACTGTCCTATCTGGAGGTGACACAATGCGTAACCCTCAAGTCCGAGGTCTGaagactcactcactcaatctcTCACACTGTAGTGCTAATctttcccctccactcagcaatAACCAGCAACAGTTGAAGCATCATACCCCTAGTacacacacaagaacacacaTGCCCTCTCAACAGTGATCGATCATACACGAACAGAAGCAAGGATTCCACAATAATTCGATTCCACAATCCTTACTaccgacacacaaacacacagaaagagagcgagggaacAAAAGAACCCAATTGAGGTTCATTCATActtgtccctcctccctctcactgcAGTTGGTAATATGCAATCATATCTAAAGAAGTGGAAGCCTGTTCACTCTTGACCCACCTGTGTTAACAGGATTACAGGACTGTGATTCAAATCAATTCAATCAACTGTATTCATCCCTGAGGGGCAATTATTGCTAGCAGCCATAGGATACTGattgattggtgtgtgtgtgtgtgtgtgtgtgtgtgtgtgtgtgtgtgtgtgtgtgtgtgtgtgtgtgtgtgtgtgtgtgtgtgtgtgtgtgtgtgtgtgtgtgtgtgttaatgttgttgagtgtgtgtgtgagctaatGTTCTTTTGACCTTTGACTTGAGGTCAGGTTTGGATCCTGTTAAACCTCAGCTGACGGAATCATCATCAACCCCCTTTCTGGGTGACAACGCTCATGTGTCGGCCTATCAGCCTTATCTATCTGAAGTGGACAGGCTGCAGCCACAGTCATAGATATACAGTTCAACAAACTCTGTTTGATCATTTGATGGTGGCCATTTTGTCTTGTGTTGGAATGTTCATGGAAGATGTTCATGTTCATGGAGAATCATTTGACCAACTCAGTGACAGCAGAATACAGCAGTACTCCTACAATTAGGGACGCACGATACATCGGTGAACATATtggaatcggacgatattagctaaaaatgccaacatcagtatcggcccgatgtctagttta
The window above is part of the Oncorhynchus masou masou isolate Uvic2021 chromosome 30, UVic_Omas_1.1, whole genome shotgun sequence genome. Proteins encoded here:
- the LOC135522352 gene encoding pleckstrin homology-like domain family B member 3, whose translation is MHLHNIDTPRSRWEQGLRPPWVTRLAGGQSPASSGVESDTESSSTESERSPAKRLEARSPRILLLPSMLQQRITEIDQQREELKIELQLEIALLEGELHEERNELRRHTLDLQTLQEEGRHKETHRQKERASLEVERARVEELRSRLEEKETLIPSQPEGQREHLLAQLQQEKEMVDAACRVFEEWEFRVLECEAGLEEEESEGKIEGKERGNDEEKEKEISCQKHAVNSAQERVQQLEKQLKEMEREKERGMNALRKERKELLHPTQRVLKEKKPLADWSNIPSSVPCTMSLSPLTIHKSPQEQAKESASLPRRRSSHRNNKFADRPVSAQGLVRMIPDSPSPERFTSPLPSHRHSNGHSNGHRPGPSNGSGLLTPCNSASSSRAASPSLGLLNLVEIERRLKEAKAERERLLKEREERRQVIVEEKRQRELDGRGAAEPVESQTRPVPDPEEQPKTTSPVPNSLECSLPLFLSANFDLRAHVESLGHGVAGCMGLRMSPRRCAGFLTKRGGRVKTWRRRWFLFDMDHRRLAYYTDCDERKLKGVIYFQAIEEVYYDHLRTATSSPRPSLTFCVKTYERLFFLVAPSAEAMRIWMDVIVTATDEHSRY